A single genomic interval of Arthrobacter methylotrophus harbors:
- a CDS encoding globin domain-containing protein, which yields MLSDKSFPVIQATLPLVGSRIGDITPKFYDRLFAAHPELLDGLFSRSNQRSGSQQQALAGSIAAFASHLINNPGSLPETVLSRIAHRHASLGITEPQYQVVYEHLFAAIAEDLADVITPEIAEAWTEVYWLMADALIKLEKGLYAAQANGKMWSPWKVASKTPAGTGSMTFVLEPADDTPVTEALPGQYISVKVTLPDGLRQVRQYSLSGAAGTSRSFTTKIDDGGEVSPVLHNSVKVGDVLEISNPYGEITLKDGDGPVVLASAGIGCTPTASLLRSLADSGSNRQVLVLHAESNLDSWALRGQMTHDVERLDAAELQLWLEEPQGGSNAGFMSLREVDLPADASLYLCGPLPFMKHIRNEAINAGIPATKIHYEVFGPDIWFAN from the coding sequence ATGCTCTCGGACAAGTCCTTCCCCGTCATTCAGGCGACGTTGCCGCTCGTCGGCTCCAGGATTGGCGACATCACCCCCAAGTTCTACGACCGCCTCTTCGCCGCGCACCCCGAGTTGCTCGACGGGCTGTTCAGCCGTTCGAACCAGCGCTCCGGCAGCCAGCAGCAAGCCCTCGCCGGAAGTATCGCCGCATTCGCGAGCCACTTGATAAACAACCCGGGAAGCCTGCCGGAGACTGTGTTGTCCCGCATCGCCCACCGCCACGCTTCACTCGGCATCACCGAACCGCAATACCAAGTGGTCTACGAGCACCTCTTCGCTGCCATCGCAGAGGACCTGGCCGACGTCATTACCCCTGAAATTGCCGAAGCGTGGACTGAGGTCTACTGGCTCATGGCGGACGCCCTGATCAAGCTGGAAAAAGGGCTCTACGCAGCCCAGGCCAACGGCAAGATGTGGAGCCCCTGGAAGGTCGCGTCCAAGACTCCCGCGGGCACCGGGTCCATGACCTTCGTCCTGGAGCCCGCAGACGATACACCGGTCACCGAGGCGCTGCCCGGCCAATACATCAGCGTCAAGGTCACGCTCCCCGACGGTTTGCGCCAGGTCCGGCAGTACTCGCTTTCGGGCGCCGCGGGCACCAGCCGCAGCTTCACCACCAAGATCGACGACGGCGGCGAAGTTTCCCCCGTGCTGCACAACTCAGTGAAGGTCGGTGACGTCCTGGAGATTTCCAACCCTTATGGCGAAATCACGCTCAAGGACGGCGACGGGCCCGTAGTCCTCGCCTCGGCCGGCATTGGCTGCACGCCCACGGCTTCCCTCCTGCGTTCGCTCGCCGATTCCGGCTCGAATCGACAGGTCCTGGTCCTGCACGCCGAGAGCAATCTGGACAGTTGGGCGTTGCGCGGGCAGATGACGCACGACGTCGAGCGCTTGGATGCGGCAGAACTTCAGCTCTGGTTGGAGGAACCGCAAGGCGGGTCCAATGCGGGCTTTATGTCTCTGCGCGAAGTGGACCTTCCGGCCGATGCCTCGCTGTACCTATGCGGCCCGCTGCCGTTCATGAAGCACATTCGCAATGAAGCGATCAATGCCGGAATCCCTGCCACGAAGATCCACTACGAAGTCTTCGGGCCGGACATCTGGTTCGCCAACTAG
- a CDS encoding phosphomannomutase/phosphoglucomutase gives MTSEQKKKTFDLSASFKAYDVRGIVGESITSRIVESVGAAFVDTLGLSGETVLVGGDMRPSSPEFIKAFADGAARRGANVQLLGLISTDELYYACGALNAAGATFTASHNPAEYNGIKMSKAGAQPISSETGLKEIQALAEKYLNDGDIPAADVHGEISSHDVLKDYSEYLRSLVDLKVSRPLKIVVDAGNGMAGLTTPAVLGDTLLPALPFEIVPLYFELDGSFPNHPANPLEPENLRDLQAAVIEHGADIGLAFDGDADRCFVIDEKGEPVSPSAITGMVARREIARAQAAGEETPVIIHNLLTSRAVPELVATDGGRAVRTRVGHSFIKAVMAEEGAVFGGEHSAHFYFRDFWNADTGMLAAMHVLAALGEQDGPLSELGRQYEPYVSSGEINSEIEDKAGAIERVRAEFDGEDVDVDTMDGSTFTAKDGSWWFNLRPSNTEPFLRLNAEAKDVATMEKVRDRVLALVRA, from the coding sequence GTGACTAGCGAGCAGAAGAAGAAGACATTTGACCTCTCGGCTTCCTTCAAGGCCTACGACGTTCGGGGAATCGTCGGTGAATCCATTACATCCCGCATCGTGGAATCCGTCGGCGCCGCTTTCGTCGACACCCTCGGGCTTTCGGGCGAGACCGTTCTGGTGGGCGGCGACATGCGCCCGTCATCGCCCGAGTTCATCAAGGCATTCGCCGACGGCGCCGCTCGCCGGGGTGCCAATGTCCAGCTTCTGGGCCTCATCTCCACCGACGAGCTCTATTACGCCTGCGGCGCCCTCAATGCCGCCGGCGCCACGTTCACTGCGAGCCACAATCCCGCAGAGTACAACGGCATCAAGATGTCCAAGGCCGGTGCTCAGCCGATCTCGTCCGAAACAGGACTCAAGGAAATCCAAGCACTCGCGGAGAAGTACCTCAATGACGGCGACATTCCTGCTGCGGACGTCCACGGTGAGATCAGCTCCCACGATGTACTGAAGGATTACTCGGAATACCTGCGCAGCTTGGTTGACCTTAAAGTCTCCCGTCCTTTGAAGATCGTCGTCGACGCCGGGAATGGCATGGCCGGACTCACCACGCCCGCCGTGCTCGGTGACACGCTGCTTCCGGCGCTGCCGTTCGAAATCGTCCCCCTGTACTTTGAGTTGGACGGTTCCTTCCCGAACCATCCGGCCAATCCCCTTGAACCTGAAAACCTGCGTGATCTGCAGGCCGCCGTCATCGAGCACGGCGCGGATATCGGGCTGGCGTTCGACGGAGATGCCGACCGTTGTTTCGTGATCGACGAGAAGGGCGAGCCGGTATCGCCCTCGGCGATCACCGGCATGGTTGCGCGGCGGGAAATCGCCCGCGCCCAAGCCGCGGGAGAAGAAACCCCCGTGATCATTCACAATTTGCTGACCTCCCGGGCCGTCCCGGAGCTCGTGGCCACGGATGGTGGCAGGGCTGTCCGCACACGAGTGGGACACTCTTTCATTAAGGCGGTCATGGCAGAAGAAGGGGCCGTCTTCGGCGGCGAGCACTCGGCCCACTTCTACTTCCGCGATTTTTGGAACGCGGACACCGGGATGCTCGCGGCCATGCACGTGTTGGCAGCCTTGGGCGAGCAGGACGGCCCGCTGTCGGAGCTCGGCCGCCAGTACGAGCCCTACGTTTCCTCCGGCGAGATCAACTCCGAAATCGAAGACAAGGCAGGAGCCATTGAGCGCGTCCGCGCCGAATTTGATGGCGAAGACGTCGATGTCGACACCATGGATGGCAGTACCTTCACCGCGAAAGATGGAAGCTGGTGGTTCAACCTTCGTCCGTCCAACACGGAGCCGTTCCTGCGCCTGAACGCCGAAGCAAAGGATGTGGCCACCATGGAAAAGGTCCGCGACCGCGTCCTCGCCCTGGTTCGAGCCTAG
- a CDS encoding Rrf2 family transcriptional regulator, with product MKINAFADVSLRALLVLSSAPAGELLTTQNIADAVGTPYHHVSKAIVRLRELGLIDVERGRKGGSRLSQAGHKATVGQLLRELDTRSDPAECHSSHGDCPLIIECGLRGALARAREAFYRELDGVVVSSLPSFRQMAPVFQTIGLRPGM from the coding sequence ATGAAGATCAATGCCTTCGCAGATGTGAGCCTGCGCGCGCTCCTGGTCCTATCGTCCGCGCCCGCAGGGGAACTCCTGACCACCCAAAACATCGCGGATGCTGTAGGGACGCCCTACCATCACGTCAGCAAGGCCATTGTTCGGCTGCGCGAGTTGGGCTTGATCGACGTCGAGCGCGGACGCAAGGGCGGATCCCGGCTCAGCCAGGCCGGACACAAAGCCACCGTGGGCCAGCTCCTGCGGGAACTTGATACCAGATCGGATCCCGCGGAGTGCCACTCCTCCCACGGCGACTGCCCCTTGATCATCGAATGCGGCCTACGTGGCGCCTTGGCCCGCGCCCGCGAGGCCTTCTACCGGGAGCTTGACGGCGTCGTCGTCTCCTCCCTGCCGAGTTTTCGGCAGATGGCCCCGGTGTTCCAAACGATCGGCTTGCGCCCCGGGATGTAA
- a CDS encoding prolyl oligopeptidase family serine peptidase translates to MTTTAADQAPAPDNETAQGTAIAPEPVDENIWLEDIHGEEQLAWVREQNARTEDLLDDAGYAALEAGILEVLDSTDRIAMVNKRGEHYYNFWKDQQNPKGLWRRTTWESYLSEAPEWDVLLDIDALAATEGEEWVFHGANFLRPAEGEPHRFAIIALSPDGGDANRHREFDVETRSFVDPAAGGFDLPTAKGNVSWLDADTLLVATTADGLPRTSSSYARTGVRLRRKQALAEAERIFEIPEDHMMALVAHDSTPGFERTFAVDWIDFFNRTTSVLQDDAWLPLDVPTDVNLSSHREWIMFRPRQDWTAGGTTYPAGSLLAADFEGYLSGARDFTVLFTPDEHTSLQSWSWTRDYLLLNLLHDVSSEIRVLDPARKDSAGGWAVTLLDACPPLHDVNAYAVDDEDETEGDDAGNDYWLVATGFTTPTTLLRGTLSAGTPSYTLDAGHDGGVSSKHAVVKSSPSFFNEADYEVQQHFATSADGTRVPYFQVASKGLDLDGENPTQLSGYGGFEVSRTPAYSGAIGRAWLERRSESIQSEDGSAEHSRGGVYVVANIRGGGEYGPAWHRAALQANRHRAFEDFAAVARDLIARGVTSPRRLGCVGGSNGGLLVGNMLTQYPELFGAVSCGVPLLDMRRYTKLSAGYSWIAEYGDPDIPEQWDYIGTFSPYHLLRDGVDYPETFIWTATSDDRVGPVQARKMAARMQAMGIPNVWFHEALEGGHAGASDNRQAASLQARSQHFLWRALAGRQGAGA, encoded by the coding sequence ATGACCACCACAGCAGCTGATCAAGCGCCCGCGCCCGACAACGAAACTGCCCAGGGAACCGCAATCGCCCCCGAACCTGTCGATGAGAACATCTGGCTCGAAGACATTCACGGCGAGGAACAGCTGGCCTGGGTGCGGGAGCAAAATGCCCGCACCGAAGACTTGCTCGACGACGCCGGGTACGCCGCCTTGGAAGCCGGAATCCTGGAGGTTCTGGACTCCACGGACAGGATCGCCATGGTCAACAAACGCGGCGAGCACTACTACAACTTCTGGAAAGACCAACAAAACCCCAAGGGCCTCTGGCGCCGGACCACTTGGGAAAGCTACCTCAGCGAGGCTCCGGAATGGGACGTGCTCCTGGACATCGATGCCCTGGCCGCGACGGAAGGCGAAGAATGGGTCTTCCACGGCGCCAACTTCCTGCGTCCAGCCGAAGGGGAACCGCATCGCTTCGCCATCATCGCCCTCTCCCCCGACGGCGGTGACGCCAACCGCCATCGTGAGTTCGACGTCGAGACCCGCAGTTTCGTGGACCCGGCCGCGGGCGGCTTCGACCTTCCGACGGCGAAGGGCAACGTGAGCTGGCTCGACGCCGATACCCTGCTGGTTGCCACTACCGCCGACGGTCTCCCACGCACCAGCTCATCCTATGCGCGCACGGGAGTCAGGCTTCGGCGCAAGCAAGCTTTGGCTGAAGCCGAACGGATCTTCGAGATCCCCGAAGACCATATGATGGCCCTTGTCGCCCACGACTCCACGCCTGGATTTGAACGCACCTTCGCAGTGGACTGGATCGACTTCTTCAACCGGACCACCTCCGTGCTGCAGGACGACGCATGGCTTCCCCTTGACGTCCCCACTGACGTCAACCTCAGTTCCCACCGCGAATGGATCATGTTCCGTCCACGGCAGGACTGGACCGCGGGCGGAACCACCTACCCCGCCGGGTCTCTGCTGGCTGCCGACTTCGAGGGCTACTTGTCCGGGGCACGCGACTTCACGGTGCTTTTCACCCCGGATGAGCACACCTCCCTGCAGTCCTGGAGCTGGACGCGGGACTACCTCCTCCTGAACCTCCTGCACGATGTCTCTTCCGAAATCAGGGTGCTGGACCCCGCGCGCAAGGACTCTGCCGGCGGGTGGGCCGTGACCCTGTTGGATGCGTGCCCGCCGTTGCACGATGTGAACGCCTACGCGGTGGACGACGAGGACGAAACGGAGGGCGACGACGCCGGCAACGACTACTGGCTCGTTGCGACCGGCTTCACCACTCCCACCACCCTCCTGCGGGGCACCTTGTCTGCCGGCACCCCCAGCTACACCCTCGATGCAGGACACGACGGCGGGGTGTCCAGCAAGCACGCAGTGGTGAAGTCCTCGCCGTCCTTCTTCAACGAGGCGGACTATGAGGTCCAGCAACACTTTGCCACCTCGGCAGACGGCACCCGGGTGCCCTACTTCCAGGTGGCTTCGAAGGGCCTGGATCTCGACGGCGAGAACCCCACGCAGCTTTCGGGCTACGGTGGATTCGAGGTCTCGAGGACCCCTGCCTACAGCGGAGCCATCGGGCGTGCCTGGCTGGAACGCCGAAGCGAAAGCATCCAATCCGAAGACGGCTCCGCGGAACATTCCCGTGGCGGGGTGTACGTCGTGGCCAACATCCGCGGCGGCGGGGAGTACGGTCCTGCTTGGCACCGCGCAGCCCTGCAAGCGAATCGACACCGCGCGTTCGAAGACTTCGCCGCAGTGGCGCGAGACCTCATCGCGCGCGGCGTCACCAGCCCGCGCAGGCTCGGCTGCGTCGGCGGCTCCAACGGCGGACTGCTCGTGGGCAATATGCTGACCCAGTACCCGGAGTTGTTCGGCGCTGTGTCGTGCGGTGTCCCGCTGCTGGACATGCGCCGCTACACGAAGCTTTCTGCGGGCTACTCCTGGATTGCGGAATACGGCGATCCCGACATCCCGGAACAGTGGGATTACATCGGCACATTCTCGCCTTACCACCTGCTGCGCGACGGTGTGGACTACCCGGAGACGTTCATCTGGACGGCCACTTCCGATGACCGGGTGGGCCCGGTCCAAGCCCGGAAGATGGCTGCCCGGATGCAGGCCATGGGCATCCCGAACGTGTGGTTCCACGAAGCGCTGGAAGGTGGTCATGCAGGGGCCTCGGACAACCGCCAGGCGGCCTCGCTCCAAGCCCGCAGCCAGCACTTCCTCTGGCGGGCACTTGCGGGCCGGCAGGGTGCCGGGGCCTGA
- a CDS encoding MFS transporter — MNGAAPPVESGSKWQPRLALLVAATFFMEFLDGTVLTTAMPSIAADFTVASADINVTMTAYLVTVAMGIPLSSWLAERFGARRIFCLAIAVFTTASLLCAVSPDLTWLTLSRVAQGAGGAMMVPVGTLVVLRGTPKSELLRATAFLVWPGLLAPVLAPLVGGAFTTYLSWHWIFLINVPLGLVAFLAALRLVPRTGGDTGRRLDWRGLALTTFGVGSLVVGLEGVGGHGPGVIPAVVLLAGVLALAGAAWWMLKAKSPLFDLRVFATRTFRATSTGGFVYRLTISSVPFLLPLLFQDGFGWDPLRSGAMVAAVFIGNISIKPATTPIIRRFGFKPVLVFASLASAITFAACAMLNAGTPEPLIFVLLLASGAFRSIGFSAYASVQYADIVPGELSSANAVSATLVQLAAGTGIAVGALFLRLFDHASLFGGGPSSAYRGAFLAMAVAMLLSTADSLTLPRHAGAAVSRSVSRPEKRQG; from the coding sequence TTGAACGGCGCAGCCCCGCCTGTCGAGTCCGGATCCAAGTGGCAGCCACGGCTCGCACTGCTGGTTGCCGCCACCTTCTTCATGGAGTTCCTGGACGGTACGGTCCTCACTACCGCCATGCCCAGCATTGCAGCCGACTTCACAGTCGCTTCTGCCGATATCAACGTCACGATGACCGCCTACCTGGTGACGGTGGCCATGGGAATTCCGCTCAGTAGCTGGCTCGCAGAACGCTTTGGGGCACGTCGAATCTTCTGCCTGGCGATAGCAGTATTCACGACGGCATCGTTGCTTTGCGCGGTCAGCCCGGACCTCACCTGGCTGACGCTGAGCCGGGTCGCACAGGGCGCCGGCGGGGCCATGATGGTGCCGGTAGGGACGCTCGTAGTGCTGCGGGGGACACCCAAATCAGAGCTTCTCCGAGCCACGGCATTCCTTGTTTGGCCGGGCTTGCTCGCTCCCGTTTTGGCGCCTCTCGTGGGCGGAGCTTTCACCACCTATCTTTCATGGCACTGGATCTTCCTGATCAATGTACCGCTGGGTCTTGTCGCGTTCCTCGCGGCGTTGCGGCTGGTTCCGCGCACGGGAGGTGACACTGGCCGACGGCTCGACTGGCGGGGGCTCGCGCTAACCACCTTCGGCGTCGGATCTCTCGTGGTGGGCCTTGAAGGAGTGGGCGGTCACGGCCCGGGCGTGATTCCGGCCGTTGTGCTGTTGGCCGGAGTATTGGCTTTGGCCGGGGCGGCCTGGTGGATGCTCAAGGCCAAGTCGCCGCTTTTCGACCTCCGGGTCTTCGCCACGCGCACGTTCAGGGCGACCTCCACGGGTGGGTTTGTCTACCGGCTGACCATCAGCTCGGTACCCTTCTTGCTGCCGTTGTTGTTCCAAGACGGTTTTGGCTGGGATCCGCTCAGGTCCGGCGCCATGGTGGCTGCCGTCTTCATCGGCAACATCAGCATCAAGCCTGCAACGACGCCCATCATCCGCCGTTTCGGCTTCAAGCCCGTCTTGGTCTTCGCCTCCCTTGCGTCTGCGATCACCTTTGCAGCTTGCGCAATGCTCAACGCCGGGACCCCGGAGCCGTTGATTTTTGTCCTGCTCCTGGCCAGCGGAGCCTTCCGTTCGATCGGCTTCTCGGCCTACGCCTCCGTGCAATATGCGGACATCGTTCCGGGAGAGCTTTCCTCGGCCAACGCCGTTTCGGCCACTCTGGTGCAACTTGCAGCGGGGACCGGCATCGCGGTAGGCGCACTCTTCCTGCGCCTCTTCGATCATGCTTCACTCTTCGGCGGCGGCCCTTCCTCCGCGTACCGTGGCGCGTTCCTCGCGATGGCTGTAGCGATGCTTTTGAGCACCGCGGACAGCCTCACGCTGCCTCGGCACGCCGGGGCTGCAGTCAGCCGGAGCGTGAGCAGGCCCGAGAAACGGCAAGGCTAA
- a CDS encoding RecQ family ATP-dependent DNA helicase encodes MPNNPDAALLAAEQSTTRLQALEVLRELVGSTDAQFHDGQYEAIEALVDAGRRALVVQRTGWGKSAVYFVSSLLLRRRGAGPTLIVSPLLALMRDQVAAAARAGVRAVAINSANQLEWDNVREQLAADQVDVLLVSPERLTNPSFRENQLPELIRRTGLLVIDEAHCISDWGHDFRPDYRRISDLIEQLPGNVPVLATTATANSRVVHDIEEQLGSGVLTIRGTLGRESLRLGVLKLADSRDRLGWLLTHLADMPGSGIIYTLTVSAAEDTARLLSEAGHQVLSYTGRTDPADRERAEQLLKDNQVKALVATSALGMGFDKPDLGFVIHLGAPSSPVAYYQQVGRAGRGAANADVLLLPGSEDREIWQYFATASMPSEEKAAAVLNVLAGSGSALSTVALEARVDLRRTPLELLLKVLAVDGAVERVGGGWRSTGRPWIYDAERYARIAEARVDEQDSMVIYQDTAGCRMEYITAVLDDESARACGHCDNCAGTWFPAHVEAAAADAAGQTLRRAGLVLEPRLQWPSGMDRLGVAVKGKIKPEELLAEGRVLARLTDLGWGGALRELFATGAADREIEPAMLQGCVQVLREWAVGDGRTAGWSGQGRPVAVVSIPSRNKPVLVESLARGIAGIGQMPYLGPLQLEHGGPAGARGGNSAYRLAGVWDRLVVGTELAQNLASLGGQGILLVDDLADSRWTMTIAGRALRQAGAGSVLPLVLGQAA; translated from the coding sequence ATGCCCAACAACCCTGATGCTGCTCTCCTCGCAGCAGAACAGTCCACCACCCGGCTGCAAGCTCTTGAGGTATTGCGGGAGCTTGTGGGGAGTACGGACGCGCAATTCCACGACGGCCAGTATGAGGCGATCGAAGCCCTCGTCGACGCCGGACGGCGCGCCCTGGTGGTCCAGAGGACTGGCTGGGGTAAATCCGCGGTGTACTTCGTCTCGTCGTTGTTGCTGAGGCGGCGAGGAGCCGGGCCCACGCTGATTGTCTCCCCGCTGCTCGCACTCATGCGGGACCAGGTGGCCGCCGCCGCCCGGGCCGGTGTGCGAGCAGTGGCGATCAACTCGGCCAACCAGCTCGAGTGGGACAACGTTCGCGAGCAACTCGCCGCTGACCAGGTGGACGTTCTTCTGGTGTCGCCGGAAAGGCTCACCAACCCTTCCTTCCGGGAAAACCAGCTCCCCGAGCTCATCCGCCGTACCGGCCTCCTGGTGATTGACGAGGCACACTGCATTTCGGACTGGGGCCACGATTTCCGTCCCGACTACCGGCGCATCTCCGATCTCATCGAGCAGTTGCCCGGTAACGTCCCCGTGCTGGCGACCACGGCGACGGCCAACTCCCGGGTGGTGCATGACATCGAGGAGCAGCTCGGCTCCGGCGTTCTTACCATCCGTGGCACTCTTGGCCGAGAGTCCTTGCGGCTGGGTGTCCTGAAGCTTGCCGACTCAAGGGATCGCCTGGGCTGGTTGCTCACACATCTTGCTGATATGCCAGGCAGCGGGATCATCTATACCTTGACCGTTTCCGCCGCCGAAGACACTGCACGGCTTCTCTCCGAAGCGGGCCACCAGGTCTTGTCCTACACAGGACGCACGGACCCTGCGGACCGGGAACGGGCCGAGCAGCTTCTCAAGGACAACCAAGTGAAGGCGCTGGTGGCCACCTCGGCCCTCGGCATGGGTTTCGACAAACCCGATCTTGGTTTCGTTATCCACCTCGGCGCACCTTCGTCGCCGGTGGCTTACTACCAGCAAGTGGGCCGAGCCGGTCGTGGCGCCGCAAATGCCGATGTCCTCCTCCTGCCTGGGTCCGAAGACCGCGAAATTTGGCAGTACTTTGCCACCGCTTCCATGCCTTCGGAGGAAAAGGCCGCAGCCGTCCTCAACGTCCTGGCCGGGTCCGGCTCTGCGTTGTCCACCGTGGCCCTCGAAGCGCGGGTGGACTTGCGCCGGACGCCCTTGGAACTCCTGTTGAAGGTCCTTGCGGTCGATGGCGCGGTGGAGCGAGTCGGCGGCGGCTGGAGGTCCACGGGACGTCCCTGGATCTACGATGCCGAACGCTACGCTCGTATTGCCGAGGCCCGGGTGGACGAGCAAGACTCCATGGTGATTTACCAGGACACTGCTGGATGCCGGATGGAATATATCACCGCCGTCTTGGACGACGAGTCCGCACGTGCCTGCGGCCATTGCGACAATTGCGCTGGTACATGGTTCCCGGCCCACGTGGAAGCAGCCGCCGCAGACGCTGCGGGGCAGACCCTCCGGCGCGCGGGCCTGGTGCTGGAACCCCGGCTTCAATGGCCCAGCGGCATGGACCGGCTGGGCGTGGCCGTGAAAGGCAAGATCAAGCCGGAAGAGTTGCTGGCTGAAGGCCGTGTCCTGGCCCGCCTGACTGATTTGGGTTGGGGAGGGGCCCTCCGCGAACTCTTTGCGACCGGCGCGGCTGACCGTGAAATTGAACCGGCTATGTTGCAGGGCTGTGTTCAGGTCTTGCGCGAGTGGGCCGTCGGAGATGGCAGAACCGCGGGGTGGAGCGGGCAAGGACGGCCGGTAGCCGTCGTGAGCATCCCCTCCAGAAACAAGCCGGTGCTGGTTGAATCCTTGGCCCGCGGCATAGCGGGGATCGGCCAGATGCCGTATCTGGGCCCCCTCCAACTCGAGCATGGTGGGCCCGCCGGCGCCCGGGGAGGCAACAGCGCCTACCGGCTGGCCGGTGTCTGGGACCGCCTAGTAGTTGGCACCGAACTTGCACAGAACCTCGCCTCGCTCGGCGGCCAAGGCATCCTCTTGGTCGATGACCTGGCGGACAGCCGCTGGACCATGACCATTGCAGGCCGCGCCCTCAGGCAAGCCGGAGCGGGATCGGTGTTACCCCTCGTACTCGGTCAAGCAGCTTGA